The genomic stretch AGAGTCATCTTTGAGCGAGTTTTCATTTTGAGAACTCGGCACATGAATTACCTCCATGACTCTTTTTCGTCATGAGATATCGCATACCTCTCAAGTAACTTCTTTGAGCAGTAGTAATATTTCGTTTACCCAATTGATTATTCAACATCCATTGTTTGGTTTCATCAATTGAATCAAAAAGACATCTCTTTTATAGAATAGTCTTTAAGACTGTGTTTTAAAATAATGTCCCATCTATTATGCCCATCAACAATCACATTTTTTTCTTTCCAGACTACTATTGGATCACGTACACCTTCTTCAACCAGACTTTTTTCTAACAACTTAAATTCCTCTTCTTGTAAAGGAGGAATAAAGACCTGTAACTCATTTAGAATTTCAATATCGTTACTGTCTTTGATAAGTACAGGTAATTTCTTCTTTGGTTTCTTTGTTAAAACAGAATCAACTGTTTTGATTTTAGATTTAAAGTTTGCCATACTATTTAGTTTTATGCTGTTTGGATGGTTGCTTTTTTACCTTTTGTGCGTTTTACTACTTCATGAGCCAAGGTAGTAAAATCTAATGCACCATTACTTTTAGGAGCATGCTCAATTACACTTATTTTTAATACTACAGCCTCTTGTATGGCAGAATTAATTCTAACTTTTGTATCGAAAACTTTTTCTTTAAAGTAATCTACTAACTGATCTTCGATGTGCTGGCTAACATTAGTGTTTTTAGTTTGATTAATTAAAACACCTAAAAGGTTAATGTTTCTGCCTTGTAATTCAAGTAGGGGTTTAACCTGTTCTTCTATTATTTCTTCGAAAGTTAGAATACCATTTAAACTGTAAGCATCACCAGATTTAACTAAATACATGAATTGATCTAGCCAAAATTGAATTTGAAGCTAAAATACCCGCATCTGGCCTATTATCTATTAAAATGTAGTCGTAGTCTTTATTAACAGCTTTCAAGCTCTTAAAAAGCCTGAAATTAGCATCAACTTTATTGCTTAATTCATTATAAACAGTGGATAATGTAATATCGGCAGGAATTACATGTAATTTTTCAGAAAGTTGATGGATAGGAAGAATTCCATTTAAATATGTGTCAGTTACTGTTTGCTCGTATTCTTCGATACCTATACCAGTAGTTAAATTACCTTGAGGGTCATTGTCTATTAGTAATGTTTTATAACCCTGTTGAGCCAGAGCATAACCGAGGTTTAAAGTTGTAGTAGTTTTACCTACTCCGCCTTTCATATTTAAAATTGAAATTATCATGTTATCAAATTTTCTTTCTGTTACAAACTTAGTCCTATTCTGTAGATAATAAAAGAAACAAAAAATGTAAAAAATTTAATTTATGAAATAGTTGTGAATTTGGAAGC from Reichenbachiella ulvae encodes the following:
- a CDS encoding ParA family protein, which gives rise to MYLVKSGDAYSLNGILTFEEIIEEQVKPLLELQGRNINLLGVLINQTKNTNVSQHIEDQLVDYFKEKVFDTKVRINSAIQEAVVLKISVIEHAPKSNGALDFTTLAHEVVKRTKGKKATIQTA
- a CDS encoding ParA family protein, producing the protein MIISILNMKGGVGKTTTTLNLGYALAQQGYKTLLIDNDPQGNLTTGIGIEEYEQTVTDTYLNGILPIHQLSEKLHVIPADITLSTVYNELSNKVDANFRLFKSLKAVNKDYDYILIDNRPDAGILASNSILARSIHVFS
- a CDS encoding ParB N-terminal domain-containing protein, with the translated sequence MANFKSKIKTVDSVLTKKPKKKLPVLIKDSNDIEILNELQVFIPPLQEEEFKLLEKSLVEEGVRDPIVVWKEKNVIVDGHNRWDIILKHSLKDYSIKEMSF